The Strix uralensis isolate ZFMK-TIS-50842 chromosome 23, bStrUra1, whole genome shotgun sequence genome has a segment encoding these proteins:
- the LOC141953921 gene encoding chymotrypsin-C-like, whose amino-acid sequence MSGSRWSVEAPVFVGAVKRRVCPAVSPAQRLGPCCDASTRWADVAVPRQDDKSGQWGWRAPGPPRHGTLGTCRGGRGDAKVPLVALGAIRGASGPAVAPWDCTTMLGAVCLAVLLGYAYGCGQPAVPPLLGTRVVGGVDARPHSWPWQISLQYDSSGTWRHTCGGTLIDPSWVLTAAHCISSSLTYRVVLGKQVLSEDEPGSVAVGVEKIIVHEKWNSFLIINDIALIKLAQAVKESETIQPSCLPPAGLILENGYPCYITGWGRLRTNGPLADTLQQALLPVVSYEICSQRDWWGSNVRTTMVCAGGDGITSGCNGDSGGPLNCQREGLWEVHGIVSFGSALGCNTAKKPTVFTRVSAYIDWINEKMNAN is encoded by the exons ATGAGTGGTTCTCGTTGGTCAGTTGAGGCTCCCGTGTTTGTGGGTGCTGTAAAGAGGCGCGTCTGTCCCGCGGTGTCCCCTGCGCAGCG gttGGGACCGTGCTGTGACGCCAGCACGCGATGGGCAGATGTGGCCGTTCCCAGGCAGGACGATAAGTCGGGGCAATGGGGCTGGagagcccccggccccccccgccatGGGACACTCGGCACATGTCGTGGCGGGAGGGGCGatgccaaggtccctctggtgGCGCTGGGCGCTATAAGAGGGGCGAGCGGCCCTGCCGTGGCACCTTGGGACTGCACGACCATGCTGGGGGCTGTGTGTCTCGCCGTGCTGCTGGGCTACG CCTACGGATGCGGTCAGCCGGCCGTGCCACCGCTGCTGGGCACCCGGGTGGTGGGTGGCGTAGACGCCCGGCCCCACAGCTGGCCGTGGCAG ATCTCGCTGCAGTACGACTCCTCTGGGACTTGGCGCCACACGTGCGGCGGGACCCTCATCGACCCCAGCTGGGTGCTGACGGCTGCCCACTGCATCAG CTCTAGCCTGACGTACCGCGTGGTGCTGGGCAAGCAAGTCCTGTCGGAGGACGAGCCGGGCTCAGTGGCTGTGGGCGTGGAGAAGATCATCGTGCATGAGAAGTGGAACTCCTTCCTCATCAT CAACGACATCGCCCTGATCAAGCTGGCGCAGGCGGTGAAGGAGAGCGAGACCatccagccctcctgcctgccgcCCGCCGGCCTCATCCTGGAGAACGGCTACCCCTGCTACATCACCGGCTGGGGCCGCCTCCGGA CAAACGGGCCCCTGGCTGACACCCTGCAGCAGGCGCTGCTGCCTGTGGTGTCCTACGAGATCTGCTCGCAGAGGGACTGGTGGGGCAGCAATGTCCGCACCACCATGGTGTGCGCCGGCGGAGACGGCATCACCTCCGGCTGCAAC GGGGATTCGGGCGGCCCCCTGAACTGCCAGCGCGAGGGGCTCTGGGAGGTGCACGGCATCGTCAGCTTCGGCTCCGCGCTGGGCTGCAACACGGCCAAGAAGCCGACGGTCTTCACGCGGGTGTCTGCCTACATCGACTGGATCAACGAG AAAATGAACGCAAACTGA